A genome region from Neisseria meningitidis includes the following:
- a CDS encoding AMP-binding protein: protein MEKIWLDSYEKGVSAEIDITQYNSVSDVFRQSVEKFADQPAFQNMGKTLTYAETGKLATDFASYLQNVLKLPRGESVAIMLPNVLQYPVALFGILQAGLVAVNTNPLYTPRELEHQLKDSGATAIIVLENFANTLELVLPRTQIKHVIVASVGEMFGLLKGSLINFVIRKIKKMVPEYRIRETVSFQTALKEGAKHVFQPVALNREDTALLQYTGGTTGVAKGAVLSHGNICANMLQAKEWIKNQLREGKETVIAALPLYHIFALTVNLMIFANAGSKIILITNPRDMKGFIGELKKQRVNVFIGVNTLFNAMVNRPDFAEVDFSELRLTLGGGMATQKAVAEKWKKITGTPIVEAYGLTEASPGVCCNPLNIESYSGSIGLPVSSTEVELRDANGKEVPVGQPGELWVRGPQVMKGYWNRPEETAKAIDARGFLETGDIAVMDEKGWLKLVDRKKDLVVVSGFNVYPNEIEEVIAHHGKVMEVACIGVPDEKTGEALKVFVVKKDPSLTKEELIAFCRTELTAYKVPKNIEFRDELPKSNVGKILRRELRQSTGK from the coding sequence ATGGAAAAAATCTGGTTAGACAGCTACGAGAAGGGCGTCAGTGCCGAAATCGACATCACGCAATACAATTCCGTCAGCGACGTATTCCGCCAAAGCGTGGAAAAATTTGCCGACCAACCTGCTTTTCAAAACATGGGTAAGACGCTGACTTATGCCGAAACCGGCAAACTGGCAACAGATTTTGCTTCTTATCTGCAAAACGTCCTTAAATTGCCTCGAGGAGAGAGCGTGGCAATAATGTTGCCCAATGTACTGCAATATCCGGTTGCCCTTTTCGGCATTTTGCAGGCAGGTTTGGTAGCGGTGAACACCAATCCGCTCTATACCCCGCGCGAGCTGGAGCATCAGTTGAAAGACAGCGGCGCGACCGCCATCATCGTTTTGGAAAATTTCGCCAACACGCTGGAGCTGGTGCTGCCGCGCACGCAGATCAAACACGTCATCGTCGCCTCTGTCGGCGAAATGTTCGGGCTGCTTAAAGGTTCGCTGATCAATTTCGTCATCCGGAAAATCAAGAAAATGGTGCCCGAATACCGTATTCGGGAAACCGTTTCCTTTCAGACGGCATTGAAAGAAGGGGCGAAGCACGTTTTCCAACCTGTCGCATTAAACCGCGAAGATACCGCGCTGTTGCAATACACGGGCGGCACGACAGGTGTTGCCAAAGGGGCGGTGCTGAGTCACGGCAACATCTGCGCCAATATGCTTCAGGCAAAAGAATGGATTAAAAACCAGTTGCGCGAGGGCAAAGAAACCGTTATCGCCGCCCTGCCGCTGTATCATATTTTTGCCTTAACCGTGAATCTGATGATTTTTGCCAATGCCGGCTCGAAAATCATCCTGATTACCAACCCGCGCGATATGAAAGGCTTTATCGGAGAACTGAAAAAACAGCGGGTTAATGTATTTATCGGCGTGAACACGCTGTTTAACGCGATGGTTAACCGTCCTGATTTTGCCGAAGTCGATTTTTCAGAATTGCGGCTGACTTTGGGCGGCGGTATGGCGACCCAAAAAGCCGTTGCCGAAAAATGGAAAAAAATCACCGGCACGCCCATCGTCGAAGCCTACGGTCTGACCGAAGCCAGCCCCGGCGTGTGCTGCAACCCCTTAAACATCGAATCATACAGCGGCAGCATCGGTTTGCCCGTCTCGTCCACCGAAGTCGAACTGCGCGACGCAAACGGCAAAGAAGTCCCCGTCGGACAGCCGGGCGAACTTTGGGTGCGCGGCCCGCAAGTCATGAAAGGCTATTGGAACCGTCCCGAAGAAACCGCTAAAGCCATAGACGCGCGCGGTTTCTTGGAAACCGGCGATATTGCCGTCATGGACGAAAAAGGCTGGTTGAAGCTGGTCGATCGTAAGAAAGACCTCGTCGTCGTTTCCGGATTCAATGTTTATCCGAACGAAATCGAGGAAGTCATCGCGCATCACGGCAAAGTGATGGAAGTCGCCTGTATCGGCGTTCCCGACGAAAAAACCGGAGAAGCCCTAAAAGTATTTGTCGTCAAAAAAGACCCGTCATTGACCAAAGAAGAACTTATCGCCTTTTGCCGCACCGAATTAACCGCATATAAAGTACCGAAAAATATCGAATTCCGCGACGAGTTGCCCAAGTCCAACGTCGGCAAAATCCTGCGCCGCGAGTTGCGGCAAAGTACCGGGAAATAA
- the mnmA gene encoding tRNA 2-thiouridine(34) synthase MnmA, producing MNTTANPSNIIVGLSGGVDSSVTAALLKQQGYQVRGVFMQNWEDDDNDEYCSIKQDSFDAIAVADIVGIDIDIVNFAAQYKDKVFAYFLQEYSAGRTPNPDVLCNAEIKFKCFLDYAVGQGADTIATGHYARKEVRNGVHYLLKGLDRNKDQSYFLYRLKPFQLERAIFPLGGLEKPEVRRLAAEFKLPTAAKKDSTGICFIGERPFREFLQKYLPTDNGKMVTPEGKTVGEHVGLMFYTLGQRKGLGIGGAGEPWFVAAKDLTKNELIVVQGHDHPLLYTRSLVMNDLSFTLPERPKAGRYTCKTRYRMADAPCELRYLDDETAELVFDEPQWAVTPGQSAVLYDGDICLGGGIIQTTDKPVIITR from the coding sequence ATGAATACGACAGCAAACCCTTCCAATATCATCGTCGGGCTCTCCGGCGGTGTCGATTCTTCCGTAACCGCCGCCCTGCTCAAGCAGCAGGGTTATCAAGTGCGCGGTGTGTTCATGCAGAACTGGGAAGACGACGACAACGACGAATATTGCAGCATCAAACAGGATTCGTTTGATGCCATCGCCGTTGCCGATATTGTCGGCATCGATATCGACATCGTTAATTTCGCCGCGCAATATAAAGACAAAGTCTTTGCTTATTTTCTTCAGGAATACAGTGCGGGGCGCACGCCGAATCCCGATGTGTTGTGCAACGCCGAAATCAAATTCAAATGCTTTTTGGATTACGCCGTAGGGCAGGGCGCGGATACCATCGCCACCGGACACTATGCGCGCAAAGAAGTCCGCAACGGCGTGCATTACCTGCTCAAAGGTTTGGATCGAAACAAAGACCAAAGCTATTTCCTCTACCGCCTCAAGCCTTTCCAACTCGAGCGCGCGATTTTTCCGTTGGGCGGTTTGGAAAAACCCGAAGTCCGCCGCCTTGCCGCCGAGTTCAAACTGCCGACTGCCGCCAAAAAAGACAGCACGGGCATCTGCTTCATCGGCGAACGCCCGTTTCGCGAGTTTCTGCAAAAATACCTGCCGACCGACAACGGTAAAATGGTTACGCCCGAAGGGAAAACCGTCGGGGAACACGTCGGACTGATGTTCTACACGCTGGGGCAGCGCAAAGGTTTGGGCATCGGCGGCGCGGGCGAACCGTGGTTTGTTGCGGCTAAAGATTTGACGAAAAACGAACTGATTGTCGTGCAAGGACACGACCATCCGCTGCTCTATACCCGCAGCCTTGTGATGAACGATTTGAGTTTCACGCTGCCCGAACGCCCGAAGGCAGGACGCTATACCTGCAAAACGCGTTACCGTATGGCGGACGCGCCTTGTGAGTTGCGCTATTTGGATGATGAAACCGCCGAGCTGGTGTTTGACGAACCGCAATGGGCGGTTACGCCGGGCCAGTCTGCCGTGCTGTACGACGGCGACATCTGTTTGGGCGGCGGTATCATCCAAACGACCGACAAACCCGTCATCATCACACGATAA
- a CDS encoding CTP synthase, whose product MTKFIFVTGGVVSSLGKGIAAASIAAILESRGLNVTMLKLDPYINVDPGTMSPFQHGEVFVTDDGAETDLDLGHYERFIDSTMTRRNSFSTGQVYENVIAKERRGDYLGGTVQVIPHITDEIKRRIHEGAAGYDVAIVEIGGTVGDIESLPFLEAIRQMRSQLGRNNTLFAHLSYVPYIAAAGEIKTKPTQHTVKEMLSIGLQPDILICRMDRTMPADERRKIALFCNVEERAIVGSYDVDSIYECPEMLHDQGIDNIITEQLQLNVQQADLTAWKKIVHAIQNPKHTVKIAMVGKYVDLTESYKSLIEALKHAGVHTETDVQITFVDSESIEKNNGDVSMLKDMDAILVPGGFGSRGVEGKIAAVRYARENNVPYLGICLGMQIALIEYARDVAGLKGANSTEFDLKCAAPVVALIDEWQTADGSVETRDESADLGGTMRLGAQEVELKAGSLAAKIYGSEHIRERHRHRYEVNNNYVPTLEQAGLVIGGVSAGRERLVETIELPNHPWFFACQFHPEFTSNPRKGHPLFTAFVKAALNNKKA is encoded by the coding sequence ATGACCAAATTCATTTTCGTAACCGGCGGCGTTGTCTCCTCACTGGGTAAAGGTATCGCCGCCGCTTCTATTGCCGCCATCCTCGAATCGCGCGGCTTGAACGTTACCATGCTCAAGCTCGATCCTTATATCAACGTCGATCCCGGCACGATGAGCCCGTTCCAACACGGCGAAGTGTTCGTAACCGACGACGGCGCGGAAACCGACCTCGACTTGGGACACTACGAACGCTTTATCGATTCCACGATGACCCGCCGCAACAGCTTCAGCACGGGACAGGTGTACGAAAACGTTATCGCCAAAGAACGACGGGGCGACTATTTGGGCGGCACGGTTCAAGTCATTCCGCACATTACCGACGAAATCAAACGACGCATCCATGAAGGCGCGGCAGGTTACGATGTGGCGATTGTCGAAATCGGCGGCACGGTCGGCGACATTGAATCGCTGCCGTTTTTGGAAGCCATCCGCCAGATGCGCAGCCAGTTGGGACGCAACAACACCCTGTTCGCCCACTTGAGCTACGTTCCCTACATCGCCGCTGCAGGCGAAATCAAAACCAAGCCGACCCAGCACACCGTTAAAGAAATGTTGAGCATCGGTTTGCAACCCGACATCCTGATTTGCCGTATGGACAGGACAATGCCTGCGGACGAACGCCGCAAAATCGCCTTGTTCTGCAACGTGGAAGAACGCGCGATTGTCGGCAGCTACGATGTGGACAGCATCTACGAATGCCCCGAAATGCTGCACGACCAAGGCATCGACAACATCATTACCGAGCAGTTGCAGCTTAATGTGCAACAGGCGGATTTGACCGCGTGGAAAAAAATCGTCCACGCCATCCAAAACCCGAAACACACCGTCAAAATCGCCATGGTCGGCAAATACGTTGATTTGACCGAATCCTACAAATCACTGATTGAAGCCTTGAAACACGCAGGTGTTCACACCGAAACCGACGTACAAATTACCTTTGTTGACAGCGAAAGCATCGAGAAAAACAACGGCGACGTTTCTATGCTCAAAGATATGGACGCCATCCTCGTTCCCGGCGGTTTTGGTTCGCGCGGCGTGGAAGGCAAAATCGCCGCTGTGCGCTATGCCCGCGAAAACAACGTGCCATACTTGGGTATCTGCCTCGGTATGCAGATTGCGCTGATTGAATACGCCCGCGACGTGGCAGGTTTGAAAGGTGCGAATTCCACTGAGTTCGACCTCAAATGCGCCGCCCCCGTCGTTGCCCTGATTGACGAATGGCAAACTGCCGACGGCAGCGTCGAAACCCGCGACGAATCCGCCGATTTGGGCGGCACCATGCGTTTGGGTGCGCAAGAAGTCGAATTGAAAGCAGGCAGCCTCGCCGCCAAAATCTACGGCAGCGAACACATCCGCGAGCGCCACCGCCACCGCTACGAAGTCAACAACAACTACGTTCCTACGCTGGAACAAGCAGGTTTGGTCATCGGCGGTGTATCTGCCGGACGCGAACGCTTGGTCGAAACCATCGAACTGCCGAACCATCCTTGGTTCTTCGCCTGCCAGTTTCATCCCGAATTCACTTCCAACCCGCGCAAAGGGCATCCTTTGTTCACCGCGTTTGTCAAAGCTGCGTTGAACAATAAAAAAGCCTGA